The window AGGAAGTGCAAACTACTATACCTACAAAGTTCATAGCTCCACTGATGTTTTGATCTTCATTCAGGTCATTAGCTTCCTCTACCTTATTGCAAGATGTGTCAGGATGAACATTAGCCACCACCCTTCTTTCCTTTGTTAAAACTCTAATTTCGGTTGAAACCTTCATTTTGATTGAAgctttgattgggattttgattttgattgcGTGAATATCCAAAATTATCAGGGTATCTGTGTAGTTTATAGCACTTGTCCTTAGTGTGCCCTGGCTTCTTGTAGTAGTCACACATAGTCCTTCCCCTTCCATAACCACCGTGGTTGCCATTGTTGGGTGAGTAATTGGTCATGTAAGTATTGGACCTAGAGCTGGTGGCATTCAATGATGTGGACTCAATGAACAATGAGTGTTTGGTTTGATTTTCCTCTATTTCTTGTCTTGTATCAGGAAGGAAAAGGCTTGAGCCAATGTTGGTAATAGATTCATCACGAGAATGCTTCCTCGAATTACAGTATATGTCTCGTTCAAACCCATGAGGAATTGTATTAGCTGCCTATCCTGTTCAGTTTTGTAAAAGTTTTCCTTGGCACCACAAGTACAATTACAGTTGCACTGGGACCTTTTACTCAAAGTGCTCAATTCTTCCCAAAGCTTTTTCAATTTAGTGTAGTAACTGGTAATATCAAGGGCTCCCTGAGATGTATCATTTatttccttttggatttgatacAATCTAGCTCCATTTGTTTGCTCATATCGATCTTCTAACTCAATCCATAACTCCACAGCATCATTCGCGTATTTAACACTGTCCTCAATGTCCTTCGAGAGAGAATTGAGGATCCAGGAGGTCACCATATCATCACATCACTCCTTGACAGAATGTAGGCGAGTGGGGGTCTGGGCGCTTGCATTCACCATTTATAAACCCTAGTTTATTTTTTACCGACAGTCCTCGCAATAGACTGCGCCTCCATGATCGATAACCAACTCTACTGAAAGGAGTTGACACAAGCATAGCACCAGGATTATTCGATGGATGCAAATACAAAGGATCTCTTGGATCAATTCCGGAATTTTCTTGAACTTAGACATTCACTGTTGTACTAGCTATATCGCTCAAATCGTCCACAACCATGAGTAATTGAAACTAGTTATGTTAGTATTACGATGTTAGAAGAAGAAGCCCAGACACTTGAATTAAGGCAAATGAAACTGACATTAGGAATCAAACAAATTAGGGCAAAATCAAACGGATGATGAACAAAAGAGAGAACGAATCAGAAGAGATAATCGTGATGGAATGGCCGGGCTTTGATACCATATTAATTACACACTCCCTCACCTTACTCAAGCTCGAGATGAGCAACAATGGAGGTcagagagatagagagagtgCATAACGAAGAGAGAAGGAAAATATCTAGAATAAGCCAGCCGACTTTATTTGATATTTGTATTAACAATATATACAAAACTGCCTAACTAAAAATGAATAGCTAAAATAGCCTCTTTACAAATTAACTAACTAGCCACTTTACAAGTATATAGCCACTGGTTACATAATTAACCATGTCAACAAAATCATAGATGGGGCAAAATATATCGAGTGATTTGTTTCAATACGCGTAAGCCTATTCAATACTTATGTTCGTGGGAGACAACGAATACCCAATAAAATAGTCTAGAGATATGCAAACTAGTGATGTCACAAAAAAAAGGTAAAATTATAAAATGTTTATATTATTCGTTATATATCACATTTTTAATGTAATGACCAAACTTTTGCAGAAAAATAAGTAAATGCatcaaatattaaaataattattaatttctTATGCATAACTTTATTCACTAGCCaattatcttttcttttcttttttgtaattTATCAAATATAAATTTGGATTATTTGAGTTAATGTTACTTCAAGTAAAAGAAAGAGCATAcgagaaaaaaaagtaaaagaaagagaaaaacaagaataaaatagGACATAAAAATACGAACTGACCAAAAAGTCCCTAGTATGACAGGTGGAAGCTGTTTATTGGATAGACCCAATTAGTAAAATTTGCACTTGATTAGGACCGTAAACCCCCTTAAAAAAACATACTTTaagaaaaaatgacaaaaacatACATTAAAGTAAGTATAGCTCCTTCTCTctatttctctctttctttctttttctctctcaccAAAAAGCCAAAACTCTGCCTAAAGTTTTTGTAACTCTTTTGTTTTTGGGGCTCTGAAGAAGAGAGAAAATAGCTTACATACATATAGAAAATTCTcactacacacacacacaaatagagagagagagagagagagacatatTTATAGAGAGATTCTATATATACTTATAGAGGGGAAGTGTTTATAGTTTGTTGGGTATTTTTGGAAAGTGGAAGGCCATGGGCTGTTTCCCTTGTTCTGGTGATTCATCATCAatcaagaaaagagaaagaaagagaattCCACCAGCCAAAAATCAATACAAAAAAGATGATCAATCACAGCCCAGTACAGGTTTTCTGCTTTATTACCTAAGTTTAGATTTAATCGTTTTCTTGATTAGTAATAATAATTGTCTTTTGATTTGTGTTCTTTGGAAAATTCAATGTGGGGTTATTGAAAACTGATCAAAGATTGAATATTTTTGGCCTAAAGATTGGTATTTTATCATTGCATGCATCCAAAGATTTGACTTTTATTTTCTTGATCTTTATTTCTTGCTATGCATGTTAAAGGGTATGTTGAAATTAttgattttttcttgatttttcagaAAAAAGTTGAATTGTTGATGGGTCATGTGTCGGTGctgtttttatttgaaaaattattttttctgaaTCAGGGTGTTTTTCTAGGAAGTCCCTAGTGTACCAGCAATTGTAGACCTCAGCTTTTGGACCTTTTgacttttttgttttttcctatttattaatttatttatattcttttGGATGGTTTTGATGCTGCTGATTGTTGAGGTACCACATAAGTATAATATCTCTTTCTTAATTTTGTCTTTTGTGCTCAAGAActctttctttccttttaaatTATGTAATCATTGGAATTATCTTGTGTATACTATTTTGTGAGAATCATGTAGGTTATGAATCATGTATATTTTGGCTTTTACTTATACATGTGCTTGTTCATGTCGTTttctacctcaaatgggcctCATGGTTTTTGGTGCCTATTTTGTGTTTTTTTGTGGCTTAGATATGGTAAAGGCAAATGAACAAAAAGTTGTGAAGAAAGAAGAGGCTAAAGATGCAAACCAATCTACAACTAGGACAGATGGAGATTGTAGCAGCATTTCCGGAGATGGGGAAAATGATGGTATAAA is drawn from Nicotiana tabacum cultivar K326 chromosome 9, ASM71507v2, whole genome shotgun sequence and contains these coding sequences:
- the LOC107795567 gene encoding uncharacterized protein LOC107795567, with the translated sequence MVTSWILNSLSKDIEDSVKYANDAVELWIELEDRYEQTNGARLYQIQKEINDTSQGALDITSYYTKLKKLWEELSTLSKRSQCNCNCTCGAKENFYKTEQDRQLIQFLMGLNETYTVIRGSILVMNLLPTLAQAFSFLIQDKK